The Brassica oleracea var. oleracea cultivar TO1000 chromosome C7, BOL, whole genome shotgun sequence sequence CTTAGAAGCCCACAATTATATACGCCTATATAATATATACATACATATACATGTATTTTAAAAATCTAGGAGTAAGAAACCCCCAATAAGGTTGCTCTAAGACCATCATTATCCCAGAAACTCCATTTGGGGTTTCTTAATTTTTTTTTTTTTTTACTTTTTCGAATTTAGAAAAAAAAAAATTAAAGACGAACCAATCGCGGACCGCCACGTTTCAGTGGGGTCCGCGAACAGTGTAAGAAACCCTTAAGGATCGACTACTATTTGGTAGTTTTGGTAACCGGTTTTTTAAAAAAAATTGGGTCCTACGCGGGACCCACACGCTAAGAACCTCTATAGTATCTTTGGATAAAGATGCTCTAAGGTCATTCGTATTAAGAGCTTTTTTAAAAAAAAAATTCACCAAAAATAATAATATTTTATTAGGAGTTTCTTTCAAAACTTTGAGAGATTCATGCGAAAGTTTTTCATTTTAGAGACTATGACATGACTTTCAAAATTTTGGAAATTCGTATTAAAATATTGTTATATTTGGTAAGAGATTTTGTTTGATAGACTTCTAGTTAATACAGATGCCCTAAATGATGGAGAAACTGAACAAACAGAATCAGATGTCACATGAGTCGAATAATCAACTAAAACAAGAACTAAGCTTATTAAATTTCAAAAAAGAAAGAACTAAGCTTACCGTTCAAATTAAAACTAATAGCTATGCCGTTTTTCAAAATAAAAAGATTTATTATTTATGATTGGTTAGAATATATTTGTTATATTATAGTGCGAATCATTTCCTCAATAATTTAATACCAATCATAATCCAATGATTCCAATCTGTGTTGTGTATATAATATACAACATACTGCATAGTTTCACAACTCGCCAAAAAGTTAGCATCTGATTCTCTCAAACCCGAAAGAAGAACAAAACACTTAACTAACAAACATGTTACGTTTCGTGATACTCTCTCTAACTCTTGTTTCTCTCATCAACTCATCAAACATCCCTAAAACAGCAGCAACTCCACCCTCCAGATACCAAAACTACAAAACGTTCGTAAAAACCGCATGCAACTCAACAACATATCCTACAATGTGCTACAACTCATTGTCCTCCTACTCCTCCACCATCAAAGCTGACCCAATCAAACTCTGCACAACGTCCCTCAACGTCAACCTCAAATACGCCAAAAACGCCACGTTAGTCGTCTCAAACCTTCTCAAAAAGGCTAAATCCACCTCCAGCCCTGAGGTCCCGGTCCTCAAGGACTGCGTGGAGGAGATGAAGGACACTGTCGACGAGCTCAAGCAGGCAATGGCCGAGTTGAAGAATCTCAACGGCGGAGGAATCTCAAAGGAGGAGCATCTAAAGAACATGAAGACGTGGGTGAGCGCGGCGTTGACCGACGATACTACGTGTACGGACGAGTTCGAGGAAGAGGAAGTGAATGAGGAGACGAAGAAGAAGGTGGAGAAGGCTGTTTCTGAACTTTCAAAGACTACAAGCAATACTTTGGCCCTTATAACCAATTATCTACGTTTCTAAATTAAGCGTTATATTCAACTTCATCTCTTTGCATGTGCATGTGTACGCTTTCGTTTCCTTTCTATATATGTCATATATATTGGACATCGAATAAATTCTAAATTTTTGCTTTGCATGTATAACTTTTTAGAATTACTTGACATGTATTTTTCTTTCTACAATGTGCATTTGAAGTACCAAAACTTTTCAAGAAGATTATTATTTTGCTTTGAAAAAAAGGATTAAAATTTTATGTGTTTTACATGGCAGTCTCAAACGTACTGTTATATGGCAGTGTCAAAATATATATTTAAATTTTTGTGTAACATCCCATTTCTTGTATATAGTGGTGCATTTGTTACTTTATTCGTGTGTTAACATGGCATTGTGTGTTCACATGGCAGGTCTCAAACGTACTTCATTCCTAGCTACTGTTAAATTCGTTATGACACTCATAAAATAATAACAAACGGTGGACTTTTTATGCAATGTCTTCTGAGTGAAAAAAACGCAAGAAAGAGGCATCT is a genomic window containing:
- the LOC106305360 gene encoding 21 kDa protein-like, whose product is MLRFVILSLTLVSLINSSNIPKTAATPPSRYQNYKTFVKTACNSTTYPTMCYNSLSSYSSTIKADPIKLCTTSLNVNLKYAKNATLVVSNLLKKAKSTSSPEVPVLKDCVEEMKDTVDELKQAMAELKNLNGGGISKEEHLKNMKTWVSAALTDDTTCTDEFEEEEVNEETKKKVEKAVSELSKTTSNTLALITNYLRF